The following are encoded together in the Bradymonas sediminis genome:
- a CDS encoding type IV pilus twitching motility protein PilT, translating into MANLHQLLKIMVDKGASDLHITVGSPPQLRIDGTLVPLKTTRLSPQETRQLCYSVLTDSQKQAFETDNELDLSFGVKGLSRFRGNVFMQRGAVAGVFRTIPFEILGIDQLGLPNIVGQLAEKPRGLVLVTGPTGSGKSTTLASMINKINEEKRLHILTVEDPIEYLHPHKNCIVNQREIGADTSGFKVALRYVLRQDPDVVLIGEMRDLETIEAALSISETGHLAFATLHTNGCVQTINRIIDVFPPYQQAQVRAQLSFVLEGVISQQLIPHASGKGRAVAVEVMIPTPAIRNLIREDKVHQIYSAMQVGQARNAMQTMNQSLYSLLQRGEVTLNDALARSSDPDELRTMIEQGGGARKRGTKTDSAGGRNRKIRYT; encoded by the coding sequence ATGGCAAACCTACATCAATTGCTCAAAATCATGGTCGACAAGGGCGCGAGTGACCTCCACATCACCGTCGGCTCCCCGCCCCAGCTGCGCATCGACGGCACCCTCGTGCCGCTTAAGACCACGCGCCTGTCGCCCCAGGAGACCCGTCAGCTCTGCTATAGCGTGCTGACCGACTCCCAAAAGCAAGCGTTCGAGACCGACAACGAGCTCGACCTCTCCTTTGGCGTCAAGGGGCTAAGCCGCTTTCGTGGCAACGTGTTTATGCAGCGCGGGGCGGTCGCCGGCGTCTTCCGTACGATCCCCTTCGAGATCCTCGGCATCGACCAGCTCGGCCTGCCCAATATCGTCGGGCAATTGGCCGAGAAGCCCCGCGGACTCGTGCTCGTCACCGGCCCCACCGGCTCGGGTAAATCGACCACCCTCGCCTCGATGATCAACAAGATCAACGAGGAGAAGCGCCTGCATATCCTGACCGTTGAAGACCCGATCGAGTATCTGCACCCGCATAAAAACTGCATCGTCAATCAGCGCGAAATTGGCGCCGACACCAGCGGCTTTAAGGTCGCGCTGCGCTACGTGCTGCGCCAGGACCCCGACGTCGTCCTCATCGGCGAGATGCGCGACCTCGAGACCATCGAGGCCGCCCTGTCGATCAGTGAGACCGGTCACCTGGCTTTCGCCACGCTGCACACCAACGGCTGCGTGCAGACCATCAACCGCATCATCGACGTCTTCCCGCCCTACCAGCAGGCGCAGGTGCGCGCGCAGCTCTCCTTTGTGCTCGAGGGCGTGATCAGCCAACAGCTGATTCCGCACGCCTCCGGCAAAGGCCGCGCCGTCGCGGTCGAGGTCATGATCCCGACCCCGGCCATCCGAAACCTCATCCGCGAAGACAAGGTCCACCAGATCTACAGCGCCATGCAGGTCGGCCAGGCCCGCAACGCCATGCAGACCATGAACCAATCGCTCTATAGCCTGCTGCAGCGCGGCGAGGTCACCCTGAACGACGCGCTCGCGCGCAGCTCCGACCCCGACGAGCTGCGCACCATGATCGAGCAGGGCGGCGGCGCGCGAAAACGCGGCACGAAGACCGACTCCGCGGGCGGGCGTAATCGAAAAATTCGCTACACCTAA
- a CDS encoding sigma-54-dependent transcriptional regulator produces the protein MNEPSSPIENQPPILIIDDEQSMRQFLSIMLKKQDLAHTTAASGEEALSRLDAGERFSVVLTDLQMAEVGGIEVLRAIKETDPACQVVVMTAFASPETAVSAIRAGAYDYITKPFKLEQVQVVVRRALEKFELLRENLYLKESLDRSQGFAEMLGQSKPMQHVFEMIARVADAPATILISGESGTGKELVARAIHQKGARAKQPFLPINCGAIPENLIESELFGHKKGAFTGATQDKKGLFEAAAGGTVFLDEIGELGQPMQVKLLRVLQERKVRPVGAAQELTVDCRILAATNRDLREEVAEGRFREDLYYRLSVIPIEVPPLRERGSDLKLLIEHFVNELAAKRPANFGGVDIMGIDSSTMRILLNYDYPGNVRELQNIIERAVTLTRGDMIFPDVLPPHLQEQSFARAAHDLEIPADGLDLEAMVAQLERELITKALERTDGAKTRAAELLGITFRSLRYRLKKYGMDDSE, from the coding sequence ATGAATGAGCCATCTTCCCCCATCGAAAATCAGCCGCCCATCCTCATCATCGACGATGAGCAGAGCATGCGACAATTCCTGTCGATCATGCTCAAAAAACAGGACCTCGCGCATACCACCGCAGCCTCCGGCGAAGAGGCCCTGAGCCGCCTGGACGCCGGCGAGCGATTCAGCGTGGTCTTGACCGACTTGCAGATGGCGGAGGTCGGCGGCATCGAAGTGTTGCGCGCGATCAAAGAGACCGACCCGGCCTGCCAGGTCGTCGTCATGACCGCCTTCGCCTCGCCCGAGACCGCCGTCTCGGCGATTCGCGCCGGCGCCTACGATTATATCACCAAGCCCTTCAAGCTCGAGCAGGTTCAGGTGGTCGTGCGGCGCGCCCTCGAAAAATTCGAGCTCTTGCGCGAGAACCTCTACCTCAAAGAAAGCCTCGACCGCTCGCAGGGGTTCGCCGAGATGCTCGGGCAGTCCAAGCCGATGCAGCACGTCTTCGAGATGATCGCGCGCGTCGCCGACGCCCCCGCGACCATTCTTATCAGCGGCGAGTCCGGCACGGGCAAGGAGTTGGTCGCGCGCGCGATTCACCAAAAGGGCGCCCGCGCCAAGCAACCGTTTTTGCCGATCAACTGCGGCGCTATCCCCGAGAACCTCATCGAAAGCGAGCTCTTCGGCCACAAAAAAGGCGCCTTCACCGGCGCCACCCAGGATAAAAAAGGACTCTTCGAGGCCGCGGCCGGCGGCACGGTATTTCTCGATGAGATCGGCGAGCTCGGCCAACCGATGCAGGTGAAGTTGCTGCGCGTTTTGCAGGAGCGAAAGGTGCGCCCCGTCGGCGCCGCCCAGGAGCTCACCGTCGACTGCCGCATCCTCGCCGCGACCAACCGCGACCTGCGCGAAGAGGTCGCAGAGGGGCGCTTTCGCGAAGACCTATACTACCGCCTGAGCGTCATCCCGATCGAGGTGCCGCCGCTGCGCGAGCGCGGCTCCGACCTCAAGCTCCTCATCGAGCATTTCGTCAACGAGCTCGCGGCCAAGCGCCCCGCCAACTTCGGCGGCGTCGACATCATGGGCATCGACTCCAGCACGATGCGCATCCTGCTCAATTACGATTACCCCGGGAACGTGCGCGAGCTGCAGAATATCATCGAGCGCGCCGTCACGCTGACCCGCGGCGATATGATCTTCCCGGACGTGCTGCCCCCGCACCTGCAGGAGCAGAGCTTCGCGCGCGCCGCCCACGATCTGGAGATCCCCGCCGACGGCCTCGACCTCGAAGCAATGGTCGCCCAGCTCGAGCGCGAGCTCATCACCAAAGCGCTGGAGCGCACCGACGGCGCCAAAACCCGCGCCGCCGAACTCCTGGGCATCACGTTTCGCAGCCTGCGCTACCGTCTGAAAAAATATGGGATGGATGATTCGGAGTGA
- a CDS encoding type II secretion system F family protein, whose amino-acid sequence MPVFAWTGTTASGETRSGEMKATSPQEVRDRLQRQDISPGKVRKKRDPSAFKFGGGVPLKTLVVFTRQFATMIDAGLPLVQCLELLGGAEPHAGFKKILTQVRADIESGSTLADAMAKHPGAFDNLYVNLIAAGEAAGILDTIMNRLATQIEKTAQLRRKIRSAFSYPTIVMVIAVLVVFVLLYKVIPTFESMFAEMGGGELPAPTQVVIDISEFTQDNFFILVGGMIAFVMLTTWTMNYKPTRAVIDRFILKVPLFGPLVRKTAVARFTRTLGTMVSSGVPIVDALEIVANTAGNMTVQKAILYTRERISEGQNMVDPLMETGVFPPMVVQMIGVGESTGALDVMLTKIADFYEEEVDVAVDNLTSMLEPLMMVFLGIIVGGMLIAMYLPIFTMAGNIKG is encoded by the coding sequence ATGCCAGTTTTTGCCTGGACAGGAACCACAGCATCCGGAGAAACCCGTTCCGGAGAAATGAAGGCGACCTCGCCTCAAGAGGTCCGAGACCGCCTTCAACGCCAGGACATCAGCCCCGGAAAGGTCCGAAAAAAGCGCGATCCCTCTGCCTTTAAATTCGGCGGCGGCGTTCCGCTCAAAACCCTGGTCGTCTTCACCCGGCAATTCGCGACGATGATCGACGCGGGTCTGCCCCTGGTTCAATGCCTCGAACTCCTCGGCGGCGCGGAGCCGCACGCCGGTTTCAAAAAGATCCTTACCCAGGTCCGCGCTGATATCGAATCGGGTTCGACCCTGGCCGACGCCATGGCCAAACACCCCGGCGCCTTCGACAACCTCTACGTCAACCTGATCGCCGCCGGTGAAGCCGCCGGTATCCTCGACACGATCATGAATCGCCTGGCGACTCAGATCGAGAAGACGGCGCAATTGCGCCGCAAAATCCGCTCTGCTTTCTCCTACCCGACCATCGTTATGGTCATCGCAGTGCTGGTCGTCTTCGTGCTGCTCTATAAAGTTATCCCGACCTTCGAATCGATGTTCGCCGAGATGGGCGGCGGCGAATTGCCCGCCCCCACCCAGGTTGTCATCGATATCTCCGAGTTTACCCAGGACAACTTCTTCATCCTCGTCGGCGGCATGATCGCTTTTGTCATGCTCACCACCTGGACGATGAATTATAAGCCGACCCGCGCCGTCATCGACCGCTTTATCCTAAAAGTGCCGCTCTTCGGCCCCCTGGTGCGAAAAACCGCCGTCGCCCGCTTCACGCGCACCCTCGGGACGATGGTGTCCTCGGGTGTGCCGATCGTCGACGCGCTCGAGATCGTCGCCAATACCGCCGGCAATATGACCGTCCAAAAGGCGATTTTATACACCCGTGAGCGCATCAGCGAGGGCCAAAATATGGTCGACCCGCTGATGGAGACCGGCGTCTTCCCGCCCATGGTCGTCCAGATGATCGGCGTCGGTGAGTCCACCGGTGCCCTCGACGTCATGCTCACAAAGATCGCCGACTTCTACGAAGAAGAGGTCGACGTCGCCGTCGATAACCTCACCTCGATGCTTGAGCCGTTAATGATGGTCTTCCTGGGTATCATCGTCGGTGGCATGCTCATCGCGATGTACCTGCCGATCTTCACCATGGCCGGCAATATCAAGGGTTAA
- a CDS encoding type IV pilin protein has product MLKNLRNKNKGFTLVELMIVVAIIGILAAIAIPAFLKYIKSSKAAEATGIMKKMSEGAKTYFTSEQKYAAAADGDQPWHASVANDQTKAPGYPVIWDNYVFPGGTDYKFNTILGTEALGTAGNAPTGGSKYLPMVPTTATFKAASNKLNLSLEDPLYFMYNYASTDKGNTAKAEITAIANFKTGDTVAHTVSQTVNVNPASQEVRVGPAVVSNEFE; this is encoded by the coding sequence ATGTTGAAAAATCTTCGAAACAAGAACAAAGGTTTCACCCTCGTCGAGTTGATGATCGTTGTCGCCATCATCGGCATCCTGGCCGCCATCGCTATCCCGGCTTTCTTGAAATATATCAAGAGTTCGAAGGCTGCTGAGGCGACGGGTATCATGAAGAAGATGTCTGAGGGTGCGAAGACCTATTTCACGAGCGAGCAGAAATACGCAGCCGCCGCCGATGGTGACCAACCCTGGCATGCGTCAGTTGCAAATGACCAGACCAAAGCACCTGGTTATCCGGTTATTTGGGATAACTATGTGTTTCCTGGCGGAACAGACTATAAATTCAATACGATTCTTGGAACGGAAGCTCTCGGCACGGCCGGTAATGCGCCAACTGGTGGCTCGAAGTACCTTCCAATGGTGCCTACAACTGCAACCTTCAAAGCGGCATCAAACAAGCTTAATCTGAGCCTCGAGGATCCGCTGTATTTCATGTATAACTACGCGAGTACTGACAAAGGAAATACCGCGAAGGCTGAGATCACTGCTATCGCTAACTTCAAAACTGGCGACACTGTCGCTCACACAGTATCACAGACGGTAAACGTCAACCCCGCGAGTCAAGAAGTCCGCGTTGGCCCGGCTGTCGTCAGCAATGAATTCGAATAA
- a CDS encoding type IV pilin protein, producing the protein MNRFKTQRTSTRGFTLVELMIVVAIVGVLAAIGSVAYTKYVQSAKITRLKQYAMEVAKAQEQYKSQNSGYFTPTVKYAEGNAQWENLLGFSKKGLTSDITIQTVAGDSTATTCGICDGVDPSFGSIWYAVRVRQDFKTGDGKATTVILNNELPGPVVLNEGM; encoded by the coding sequence ATGAATAGATTCAAGACCCAACGCACCAGCACCCGCGGCTTCACGCTCGTCGAGCTCATGATCGTTGTTGCCATCGTCGGCGTCCTGGCCGCCATTGGGAGCGTTGCCTATACGAAATATGTCCAATCCGCCAAAATCACACGGCTAAAACAATACGCAATGGAAGTCGCCAAGGCTCAGGAGCAATATAAATCCCAGAACTCCGGCTATTTTACCCCCACGGTTAAATATGCGGAGGGCAACGCCCAATGGGAGAATCTGCTCGGCTTCTCGAAGAAGGGCCTAACCTCAGACATCACGATTCAAACCGTCGCCGGCGACTCCACCGCGACCACTTGTGGAATCTGCGACGGCGTCGACCCCAGCTTTGGCTCCATCTGGTATGCCGTACGCGTGCGCCAAGACTTCAAAACAGGCGACGGCAAGGCCACCACGGTCATCCTTAATAATGAACTCCCCGGCCCGGTGGTCCTCAACGAAGGAATGTGA
- a CDS encoding two-component system sensor histidine kinase NtrB, with protein MSPSSRELPEISLRERLGVLLAFRVAIVTILLGGAVVTNASALSSLADPENLTFLSLIVGTYLLTIVYAVGLRFVRNLKVLAVLQIAGDMLLTAILVIATGGLDSLFVFLFYITIINAAGVAGRRTALLAATATAVVFIYLALGATQILVFPDIEVMRTQRTTGALLYEISLHISAAYLVAILAGYLANRLGEVTGELERQHSNVVELRALNANILESLNSGLLTINTDDRIIFFNRAAEDITGHTASEAYGNPLAKVFPELADRLGENPDMPRLESNYTRPGGDEICLGFSVSPLLNSQHQNAGRIVIFQDLSEVKKLELENKRAERLAAIGQLAASIAHEIRNPLASISGSVEMLESMADLDEDDAMLMRIIVREVDRLNHLITDFLDFSRPRPLNIVDTDLIKMTGEVIGLFQNKKSDAHLQVDLEFPDDLDAAPAPVDREALRQILWNLLNNAREAMPDADGAGRIRVSIARTDAQTQWRISVEDNGPGIPAPQLERIFEPFFTTKETGTGLGLATIHRLIKQHDGRIHAAQSDDLGGARFDIEFPVATSLSSPEPDLQGLADKSDNTNFERSADLF; from the coding sequence ATGAGCCCTTCATCCCGGGAACTCCCCGAAATATCGTTGCGCGAGCGACTCGGCGTGCTCCTCGCATTCCGCGTCGCCATCGTCACGATTCTGCTGGGCGGCGCGGTCGTCACCAACGCCTCCGCGCTCTCCAGCCTCGCAGACCCCGAAAACCTCACATTTTTATCGCTGATCGTAGGCACTTATCTGCTCACGATCGTCTACGCCGTGGGGTTGCGCTTTGTGCGAAACCTCAAAGTATTGGCGGTCCTGCAAATCGCCGGAGACATGCTGCTCACCGCGATTCTGGTGATCGCCACCGGCGGGCTCGATAGCCTCTTCGTCTTCCTCTTCTATATCACCATCATCAACGCAGCCGGCGTCGCCGGGCGCCGCACCGCCCTGCTCGCCGCCACCGCGACCGCCGTCGTCTTCATCTATTTGGCCCTCGGCGCCACCCAGATCCTGGTGTTCCCTGATATCGAGGTCATGCGTACCCAACGCACAACCGGCGCGCTGCTCTACGAAATAAGCCTCCATATTTCAGCCGCTTACCTCGTCGCCATCCTCGCCGGCTACCTGGCCAATCGCCTCGGCGAGGTCACCGGAGAATTGGAGCGCCAGCATTCAAATGTGGTGGAATTGCGCGCGCTTAACGCCAATATCCTCGAGAGCCTCAACAGCGGCCTGCTCACCATCAACACCGACGATCGCATCATCTTTTTTAACCGCGCCGCCGAAGATATCACCGGCCACACGGCCTCCGAAGCCTACGGCAACCCGCTCGCCAAAGTCTTCCCTGAGCTGGCCGATAGGCTCGGCGAGAACCCCGATATGCCGCGTCTCGAGAGCAACTATACACGCCCGGGTGGCGACGAAATTTGCCTGGGTTTTTCGGTTTCGCCGCTGCTCAATTCCCAGCATCAAAACGCCGGGCGTATCGTTATTTTCCAAGACCTTAGCGAGGTCAAAAAGCTCGAACTCGAGAATAAACGCGCCGAGCGCCTGGCCGCCATCGGCCAACTCGCGGCCTCCATCGCTCACGAGATTCGCAACCCCCTGGCCTCGATCAGCGGCTCGGTCGAGATGCTCGAATCGATGGCCGACCTCGACGAAGACGACGCCATGCTCATGCGCATCATCGTGCGCGAGGTCGACCGCCTAAACCACCTCATCACCGACTTCCTCGACTTCAGCCGCCCTCGCCCGCTCAATATCGTCGACACCGATCTCATCAAGATGACCGGCGAGGTTATCGGCCTCTTTCAGAACAAGAAATCCGACGCCCATTTGCAGGTCGATCTGGAGTTCCCCGACGACCTCGACGCCGCCCCGGCCCCGGTCGACCGTGAAGCGCTGCGCCAGATCCTGTGGAACCTGCTCAACAACGCCCGCGAGGCGATGCCCGACGCCGACGGCGCCGGCCGTATCCGCGTCTCCATCGCGCGAACCGACGCCCAAACCCAATGGCGCATCAGCGTCGAAGATAACGGCCCCGGCATCCCCGCCCCCCAGCTCGAGCGCATCTTCGAGCCCTTCTTCACCACCAAGGAGACCGGCACCGGCCTGGGCCTGGCGACCATTCACCGGCTCATAAAACAGCACGACGGCCGCATCCACGCCGCTCAATCCGACGACTTAGGCGGCGCCCGCTTCGATATCGAATTTCCGGTAGCAACTTCACTAAGTTCTCCGGAGCCAGACCTTCAAGGTCTGGCAGACAAATCCGACAACACCAATTTCGAGCGTTCAGCAGACTTGTTTTGA